Part of the Methanobacterium paludis genome is shown below.
AGTTTAATCCATTAATTTTTTTATATTTAATTTTCATTCATTAATTCTACTTATTAATCTTTTTCTTCGTTTATAATCAATTTTCATATTTATTTTAACAGGACTTATAATTATCTATTTATCCTGATTTCATTCTAAAGTTATTATTTGTCCTTTTTTAGCAAATCTTATGAAATAAATTTTATGAGAACCATCATCAGTTCACTCCAAAAAATTTACATCAGGAGTTCACTCCAAAAAATGTACTTTCAAATTTTTCAGAAATTTTAAAACTATCAATAAGTTACACTTAAACTATCAATAGGTACACAACTTCTCAAAAGTTAATCTCCAACTTTTCAAAGCATAAACTACTCAACAAGACTATTCAAGGCCATTGTCAACTATTCGGAAACGCGCCCTAAGACCTTCAGGTCGGCTTCTGTGCCTTTTTAAAATTGCAAATCTTTCTCCACTACCATTGACCCTTGCAATTTCTACCATTATTTTGCTCCAATATTTTAGGATGGTACCACCTACAGGTTCAATCATACCATCTCCTTCGAAAACAGAGTAAATATGGTTTGTAACTACAACAGCAATATGATGTTTTCTCGCGATTCTGGAGAGACTTGCCATCTGTTTTCCAAGCTCACGGTTCATCTGGGTAGAATCACCATCTTTGAGCCTGTAAAGTGCAACAGCAGAATCGAGAACTATCAGTTCAACACGATCGGTTTTAGAATCTATGAATGTTTCTAATTTTCTTAAAACATCATCCTGTTCCTTGAATGTTGTGGGTTCAAATATCATTATTTTGGTTGCAAACTTATCAAAATCGTCACCAGATATCTGTTTTACCCGTTCTATTGATAATCCGCCTTCAGTATCTACAAAAATGGCTTTATCACCATTTCTTGCACATTGAACAAGTAGCTGGAGAACTATGTTGGTTTTACCAGAGCCTGGGGGGCCGTAAAACTGCGTAACACAACCTTTCTCAACACCTCCGCCTATTATACTGTCTATAGGTGAATTAGTAATTATTCTACCGTTCTCTTCCAAGTTACCTAAAAATTTCATGAACACGCCTCTTTTGTAGAATTAGAGTTAAACTTAGTTAATATTTTAGTTGATATATCTTTTAGTTTCTAAACTTTGTACTAAAAATAATTTTGTACCAATTTCATTATTCGTACTTACTAATTCATCATAAATAAATATTATTATTAAAAAATAAAATATTACTAAAATTCTTAAAGAGAAAAACTTTAGGTCTTGGCTAAATTTTGGACGAATCTATTATAAAACTACAAACTGATCAAATTTCATCCATATAAAAAAAAGCATTTATCAATTTATGTGAAATGTTTCTGAGAACACAAACTGCACCCATTTGACTGCCCTTAAAATATTGTTGTGGACCCCACATTAAATGAAAGATATATGGAAACTTACTAGGATCAGAAAGGAAAATTTCAATTATTTTTTGATGAACCTCAAATAGGTACAACTAATAGTATCTTAATTTTTTTAGTATATACTGAAAACCGAAAAATACAAGATCGAAAAACTTAAAGTAAGCAAGCACATACATACATACATTAAAAGAAATTGGAAATACGATAAAAAACAGAAATTAGTAATAAGGTAAGACCATGGAAGATGTCAACAACAGAATTTTAGATGCAGCAATGAGAGTCTTTTCAAAAGAAGGATATGAAGGGGCTACAACCAAAAAAATTGCTGAAACAGCAAATGTCAATGAAGTAACCCTTTTCCGGAAATTCCGTTCAAAAGAAAACATTTTAAAAACTGTGATAAGTAAAAATCAGCAAGAAGCTATCCAGACACTCGATTCAATTCTTTTAATGGAAAAAAGTATGGACATCCAAAAATGTCTTTTAGATCTCGGCAACAGTATTATGGAATTTATGAGCCAAAGAATGGATTTCATAATAATGTTAATTGCAGAAGGACGTAAAAGAGATGAAATTGGACTTACCCTCCATTCTTTTCTAAAAAAAATCCTTGAACACCTCAGCGAATATTTCACAGAACAGATCACAAAAGGAAAGATCAGAAACATTGATCCAAATGTGGCAGCTTTCAGCTACTCAAGTTATATATTTTATAGCAACTTATCAGCAAAGGTATGCGGCAAAGAGCGTTTAACTGACCCAGAACTTGAGTTTAAAAATTTCGTTGATATGTTCACAAATGGAATCCTTAGTTCAAGCGAGAAGGAAATTTAAAAACTTAAAAACAATAAATTCCTAAAAAAAACTCATGTAGGGGAATGATAATGGATTTTGAATCAAAAGTTAATGAAAACCACTCAAAAGGGGAATACTCAAATGATGAAAGCGATCCAGATCTTGGAAGTATGATCCAGACTTTTGAAAGCATAGTTGACAATCCTATATCAAAGTTTCTACTCCATAAAACCTTAACATACTGTGAAAATGATGAAGCAAATAGACTTGAATCAGCTCTTAAAATTTATTTGGATACAAAAGGGGATTTAAAAAAAAATTCATGCCACAAATGTCGTTTTTTATCCAAATTCGTGGGTTATGTGGTTAAAAAAGGAGCTGTGAGTTTTGGTGTCTCTGAAGAAGAACTTAAAACCCAGATGCAAGAGGAATATTGGGCCAAAGGCCTTACAAGCGTGCTTAAAGGGATAGCCCAGTTCGGTGTTAAAAAGCCATTTATTCCAGGTGCACCTTTCCAGATCGTGTGGAATATCACAAAGGCCTGCAACATGAAATGTATCCACTGTTACGAAAAAGCCGGTAAAAAAGATGAAGACGAACTAAATTCAAAGGAGATTAAAAAAGGTCTTGAAATCCTGGCACGTGCTGGTGTGACATCAGTGGCTTTTTCAGGAGGAGAACCAACTGTTCATCCTCATATCATGGAATTTATCCGCTATGTAAAAGAGTTGGGCATGTTCCCCTCCATTGCAACCAACGGATACATCCTTGCAAACCCTGAAATTTGCAAAAAGTTTGCAGAAGCAGGCTTAAAATTTGTTCAGATAAGTATAGATGGTCTCGATCCTACAACACACAACACATTCCGAGGGGTTAACGGTGCCTGGGAAAAGGCTGTTAAAGCCGTTAAAAATTGTGTAAATGAAGGTATGTTTGTAGAAGTTGCAACAACTGTTACAGAATATAATTTAAATGAAATACCCGATATGATAAATTTTGTAAGAAGTTTAGGAGCCAACTGGTTCATGTTGTACAACTTCATACCAACGGGCAATGGTAACGAAATCAAATGCATGGATATTTCCCCACAGGAGAGGTATAAACTCCTTGAAACAGCTTATAAAGAAAATAGTGGAGATATGCAGATTTTATCAACCGCACCCCAATATGCAATGGTTGCAGAAGCACTGGTTTCAAAAGACCACAACATGATTCCAACTCATTTTTACAATCCTGAATACAGCAATCCTACCGTTATGCAGCTTGCAGAGTTTATAGGCGGTTGTGGAGCAGGAAGGTTTTACATGAGCATCGAACCCAACGGGGACATGTATCCTTGCGTCTTCTTTCCCCATGAAAATGAAGTTAAAGTGGGTAAACTGCTTGAAGATGACTTTGAGGAGTTATGGCAAAATAGTGTTATTTTAAGTAAACTCAGGGATAAAAGTGTGATCAAGGGACACTGTGGAGAATGCAAGTCTAAAAATGTATGTGGAGGATGTAGAGCCAGGGCATATAACTATTTCCACGACGTTCTTGCTCCTGATCCCGGCTGCATAAACAATAAAAAAGAATGGCAAAAGATTCAAGCTGAAATGAGGGATGCTCAAAAACTTCCTCATGGAGAATTAATTTTAAATTTGAAACGTTCAAAACCAGAAAATTCAAAACAATTCAGGAGTGTGAAAAAGTATGGATGTGGTTTTAATAAATCCATGTGATGAAAATGCTGTTAAAAACTGTTTGGGCTTTAAAGTTCCTCCATTGAACCTTATGTACCTGGCCGCAGCCCTTGAAAAAGCCTCAATGTCAGTTAAAATATTGGACGATGATATCATGCAGATGGGCGTTGACAAGGTCACAAAACTGGTCTCAAAGCTCAACCCCCAAGTAGTAGGACTTACAGCAAGCACCTCAAACATAAAAAAAGCCCTGAAATATACAGAAACTGTTAAAAAAGTTCTTCCTGATTCATTAACCATGATAGGAGGACCTCATACAACTTTTAGACCCACTGAAACCCTAAAAGAAAATGAATCTGTTGATGTTGTTGTAATTGGGGAAGGAGAAGAAACAGTTGTGGATTTAGCAGATAAACACGACAGATTTGGGATGGAAAAACTCTTTGATGTTAAGGGTATAGCTTACAGGGATACTGAAAATAGAAATAATGGGGAGAACAGGATTAGATTAACAGAACCCAGACCATTAATACAAGATTTAGATTCATTACCATTTCCTGCAAGGCATCTGGTTCCATTTGACGCTTATGGAGTATCAAAAGACCAGGAAGGTGACATGATAACCAGCAGAGGATGTGTTTACAACTGTGGTTACTGTTCTTCTTCCCTGATCATGGGCAAAAAATTCAGGTCAAGAAGTCCGGAAAACGTTGTTGATGAGGTGGAAGAACTGGTCTCCAAATATAAAATCAATAACATAGCATTCCTTGATGACACTTTCATGATGAACAAAAGAAGGGCTGGTGCAATAGCTGATGAAATAAAATCAAGGGGGCTGGATGTCAGTTATGTGGCATCATCAAGGGTGGATATGGTAAACAAAGACCTCTTAACCAATTTAAAAAGCTCCGGCATGAGCACCCTCTATTATGGTGTTGAATCAGGTTCACAACGTGTTTTAGATCTTATGAAAAAAGGTATAACATTAAAACAAGCCGAAGATGCAGTTAAAGCCGCAAAAAGTGCGGGTTTAAAGGTTTTAACATCGTTCATTCTGGGATTTCCTGGAGAAACAGCTGAGGAAATAGATCAGACCATAAACTTCTCGATGAAACTGGATGCAGATTACAGCCAGTACTCCATATTGACTCCATTTCCAGGTACGGCCATATATCACCAGTTAAAAGAAAAAGATCTGATAGATACTGAGAACTGGGATAAATACACAGTTCTTAAATCTGTTATAAAATATGAGGATATTGGGTTGAGCAAAAAATTTGTTGAAAACAAGTTAGCAAAAGCTTACTTCAAATTCTATTCCCGACCTAAATATCTCCTAAAACATAAGTACATGTTCAAGGTAATGGCTGAAACAATCCTGAGAAGCTTTGTTATACCTAAATTTAAAGGCGGAACGGGTAAGGGGTGGTATCAAACCCTTGAAAGTCAGATCCCTTAAAAGGTTTAAAAATGTTAAAAGGTTTAAAAATTAAAAAGTTAAAGGGTTTAAAAACTTTAATTAAGAGATAAGTAAACCTAAAAAGATTAATTAAACCTGATTAAACTTTGGAAAATTCTTTTTCATTTCCTTTACTTTACTTTCTTTAATTTTTCCAATTTCTCAAGAATTAATAAAAATTATTTAAATATTTCATTAAGAACTGTTTTAGAACCTTTTCTAAGAATTTTAAGTGGAAATACAGTCATATCAATCACTGTGGATGGAACTGCATGTTCAAAAACTCCTGCATCCAGGATCAAATCTACAGAATCTCCAAGCTGTTTTACAACACCATCTGCAGATTCTGGGACTTTCATACCTGATATATTTGCACTTGTGGTTGTTATGGGAAAATCTTCTGAAAGCTCTTTACATATTCTGCTGTCAGGAATTCTAACACCAATTTTATCTTCTCCTGCAGTTAATAATGGTGATACACCCTCTTTTTTCTTTAAAATCAGTGTAAATGGGCCGGGAAGTATTTTACGTGCAATTCTCTCGGTATCTCTATCAATACAAGCCACTTCTTTTATATCCTCAATTCTAGAGAGACATATTGATATTGGTTTGCTTCTAGACCTTTTTTTTGCGAAATAAACCTTTTGAACAGCTTTTTCGTCAAATATGTTGGCCCCAATACCGTACACAGTATCTGTTGGGTAAACAACAATACCCCCATTTCTTAGAATTTTCTTTGCAAGTGCTATTTTTTCATTTTCAGGTTTTTTTGAATTTATTTTAACGATCTTCATTTAATCATCCTTTTGATATTCAAACTATATATGAGTGGAAAAACTAAATTAGGGTTATGCTTAACAGACTGCGACCGCAAGTTAAAATATTCTTAGACCCCATTGCAGAAAAAATCCATATAAATCCCAATATTTTGACCATAATAGGCCTTTTTGTAAGTTTACTGGCTGCTTACATGTTTGCAAGAGGAGATGTGCTCTTAGGAGGAGCATTTATAGCCCTTGGGGGTTTTGTGGATATGATAGACGGTGCTGTTGCAAGAAACCATAATTCAACCACAAAATTCGGTGGTATCCTGGATTCAACTTCTGACAGGTTTGCAGACGCATTTATTATTATTGGTATAGTATACGGCGGTTTTGTGAACTGGATCTATGGTATTCTGGCCCTGCATGCTTCACTGACCGTGAGTTACGTGAGGGCGCGGGCTGAATCAGAGGGCATAAAATGCAACGTTGGAATTGCAGAACGTGCTGAGCGTCTGGTTATCCTTATGGCAGGGGCATTTTTAAGCTACTTCTTCAGTTTTAAAATATTTGATTTAAACTTCCTTGGAATAGCGGTGGCCATAGTGATGGTTCTGGGTTATATAACTGTGTTCCAGAGGGTTTACCACTCCTGGAAAGAGTTAAAAGATATTTAATTCTTATTTTATTTAGTTATATTCCTTTATAATTTCTTTATATTCCCTCTCTTTTACATTAATAAACCTTTTTGATATTAAAAGAAAAGTTTATGAAGGTCCAAGCAATAAAAAAAAGAGTACAAGACCTAATTAAGGCCCGAACTCATATTTAAATCATTAAAAGAAAATAAAGTGATAAAATGAACGATGACGAAAGGATTATAAAAGACATTGGACTTTTTGCAAAAAATATAAAAGAAATAGAATCAATAAAACTTCTTGGCAAAGAGGAAAATGTAGTGGAAATGGCCAAAAACTACGCCGAAGACACGAATTATTACCTGGAAAAAGAGGACAAAATGACTGCATTTGGGTGCATAACATATGCTCACGGACTTCTGGATGCAGTACGCTTAATTCATGGATTAATATAACAAAACAAACATGCAAGCCAAGCCATGGTTTAATTTATCCTAATTCTACCAAAATTCCCTAATTCTTTATCAATTGGAGTAAATAGTTTTAAAGGGATAAAAATGAAAAAATTGTTTAAAAAAGAGTCCAAAGTTGAAAAACATTCAAAAGAACATGTTGAATTGGTTTATGAATGTGTTCATAAACTTAATGGTCTAATGGAATCTTTTTACAGGAACGATTATGAAACCCTAGACAAACAGGTGGAAGAAATATCTCGGCTCGAACATTCTGCCGACGATGTCCGACGACAGATGGAACTAGAATTTTACAACGGAGCTTTTTTACCATTTGACCGTGAAGACAGGATACTCCTGGCTGAACAGGTTGATAACGTTGCAGATATGACAGAAGAGACTGCATACGGCATATCTTTAAGCAGGATAAAGTTTCCTGAAAAATTCGAGGAAGATTTTTCAGAATTTACAGAGTCTATTTGTAATGCAGCATGGGCATTAAAAGATTGTATCGAAGCTTTAGATGTTGATCTCAGGGATGCAATAAGAAAAGCACATGCAATAGAAAGGATGGAAGATGTTTCTGATAAAATAGAGAGAAGAATAATAAGAGAATTATATGAATCTTACAGGAATAAAGAATTCGGTATTTTAAGATTAATAGAACTTAAAGAGACAACATTAAGACTTGGAAACATTGTTGATAGAGCAGAAGACGCTTCCGATAGGGTTTTAATACTGGTGGCCAAACGAAGAGGTTAATCTAAATTAAAAGATTATAGGGTTGATCAAGAATTAAAGAGTTTTAATGGTTCATCAAGAATTAAAGATGTTATATTAAGATGATTAAATTTTATTTGAACACGTTATTTTTACATTTACTCTAAAATCTATTCTAAAAAGTTATGTTAAACAAATGAAGCCCAAAAATTTCGACAAGGACCTCGAAAAAGACCAGATCAAAAGTGCAGCCTTCGACC
Proteins encoded:
- the radB gene encoding DNA repair and recombination protein RadB — encoded protein: MKFLGNLEENGRIITNSPIDSIIGGGVEKGCVTQFYGPPGSGKTNIVLQLLVQCARNGDKAIFVDTEGGLSIERVKQISGDDFDKFATKIMIFEPTTFKEQDDVLRKLETFIDSKTDRVELIVLDSAVALYRLKDGDSTQMNRELGKQMASLSRIARKHHIAVVVTNHIYSVFEGDGMIEPVGGTILKYWSKIMVEIARVNGSGERFAILKRHRSRPEGLRARFRIVDNGLE
- the pgsA gene encoding archaetidylinositol phosphate synthase, coding for MLNRLRPQVKIFLDPIAEKIHINPNILTIIGLFVSLLAAYMFARGDVLLGGAFIALGGFVDMIDGAVARNHNSTTKFGGILDSTSDRFADAFIIIGIVYGGFVNWIYGILALHASLTVSYVRARAESEGIKCNVGIAERAERLVILMAGAFLSYFFSFKIFDLNFLGIAVAIVMVLGYITVFQRVYHSWKELKDI
- a CDS encoding DUF357 domain-containing protein; the protein is MNDDERIIKDIGLFAKNIKEIESIKLLGKEENVVEMAKNYAEDTNYYLEKEDKMTAFGCITYAHGLLDAVRLIHGLI
- a CDS encoding B12-binding domain-containing radical SAM protein, yielding MDVVLINPCDENAVKNCLGFKVPPLNLMYLAAALEKASMSVKILDDDIMQMGVDKVTKLVSKLNPQVVGLTASTSNIKKALKYTETVKKVLPDSLTMIGGPHTTFRPTETLKENESVDVVVIGEGEETVVDLADKHDRFGMEKLFDVKGIAYRDTENRNNGENRIRLTEPRPLIQDLDSLPFPARHLVPFDAYGVSKDQEGDMITSRGCVYNCGYCSSSLIMGKKFRSRSPENVVDEVEELVSKYKINNIAFLDDTFMMNKRRAGAIADEIKSRGLDVSYVASSRVDMVNKDLLTNLKSSGMSTLYYGVESGSQRVLDLMKKGITLKQAEDAVKAAKSAGLKVLTSFILGFPGETAEEIDQTINFSMKLDADYSQYSILTPFPGTAIYHQLKEKDLIDTENWDKYTVLKSVIKYEDIGLSKKFVENKLAKAYFKFYSRPKYLLKHKYMFKVMAETILRSFVIPKFKGGTGKGWYQTLESQIP
- a CDS encoding TetR/AcrR family transcriptional regulator, which gives rise to MEDVNNRILDAAMRVFSKEGYEGATTKKIAETANVNEVTLFRKFRSKENILKTVISKNQQEAIQTLDSILLMEKSMDIQKCLLDLGNSIMEFMSQRMDFIIMLIAEGRKRDEIGLTLHSFLKKILEHLSEYFTEQITKGKIRNIDPNVAAFSYSSYIFYSNLSAKVCGKERLTDPELEFKNFVDMFTNGILSSSEKEI
- a CDS encoding TIGR00153 family protein is translated as MKKLFKKESKVEKHSKEHVELVYECVHKLNGLMESFYRNDYETLDKQVEEISRLEHSADDVRRQMELEFYNGAFLPFDREDRILLAEQVDNVADMTEETAYGISLSRIKFPEKFEEDFSEFTESICNAAWALKDCIEALDVDLRDAIRKAHAIERMEDVSDKIERRIIRELYESYRNKEFGILRLIELKETTLRLGNIVDRAEDASDRVLILVAKRRG
- a CDS encoding L-threonylcarbamoyladenylate synthase, producing MKIVKINSKKPENEKIALAKKILRNGGIVVYPTDTVYGIGANIFDEKAVQKVYFAKKRSRSKPISICLSRIEDIKEVACIDRDTERIARKILPGPFTLILKKKEGVSPLLTAGEDKIGVRIPDSRICKELSEDFPITTTSANISGMKVPESADGVVKQLGDSVDLILDAGVFEHAVPSTVIDMTVFPLKILRKGSKTVLNEIFK
- a CDS encoding radical SAM/SPASM domain-containing protein; the encoded protein is MDFESKVNENHSKGEYSNDESDPDLGSMIQTFESIVDNPISKFLLHKTLTYCENDEANRLESALKIYLDTKGDLKKNSCHKCRFLSKFVGYVVKKGAVSFGVSEEELKTQMQEEYWAKGLTSVLKGIAQFGVKKPFIPGAPFQIVWNITKACNMKCIHCYEKAGKKDEDELNSKEIKKGLEILARAGVTSVAFSGGEPTVHPHIMEFIRYVKELGMFPSIATNGYILANPEICKKFAEAGLKFVQISIDGLDPTTHNTFRGVNGAWEKAVKAVKNCVNEGMFVEVATTVTEYNLNEIPDMINFVRSLGANWFMLYNFIPTGNGNEIKCMDISPQERYKLLETAYKENSGDMQILSTAPQYAMVAEALVSKDHNMIPTHFYNPEYSNPTVMQLAEFIGGCGAGRFYMSIEPNGDMYPCVFFPHENEVKVGKLLEDDFEELWQNSVILSKLRDKSVIKGHCGECKSKNVCGGCRARAYNYFHDVLAPDPGCINNKKEWQKIQAEMRDAQKLPHGELILNLKRSKPENSKQFRSVKKYGCGFNKSM